Proteins from a genomic interval of Xanthomonas sp. AM6:
- a CDS encoding GtrA family protein, translated as MTLLRQSGQFVLIGLLQLLIDWSVFVAATAAGMPTVPANVLGRVCGALIGFWLNGRITFANDDGARLGWQRFGRFMAMWIALTLLSTWLVSLCVDALGLRLAWLAKPVVEGLLAVLSFFVGRHVVYR; from the coding sequence ATGACTCTGCTGCGCCAGAGCGGTCAATTCGTGCTGATCGGATTGCTGCAGCTGCTGATCGACTGGAGCGTGTTCGTCGCGGCGACCGCCGCCGGCATGCCGACGGTCCCGGCCAACGTGCTCGGGCGCGTGTGCGGCGCCCTGATCGGCTTCTGGCTCAACGGCCGCATCACCTTCGCCAACGACGACGGCGCCCGCCTGGGCTGGCAGCGCTTCGGCCGTTTCATGGCGATGTGGATCGCGCTGACCCTGCTCAGCACCTGGCTGGTGTCGCTGTGCGTGGACGCGCTCGGCCTGCGCCTGGCCTGGCTGGCCAAACCGGTGGTCGAGGGCCTGCTGGCGGTGCTGTC